From Deltaproteobacteria bacterium, a single genomic window includes:
- a CDS encoding type II toxin-antitoxin system VapC family toxin, which translates to MLDTSLLIQAERGHFDIDRFIRGREEEPFGLSVITVAELLHGVHRADSSKRRLKRSAYVEKVIEWFPVYPFDILTARIYADIWAYLRRKGIQIGAHDLMIGSTALALGFSVATFDKRHFQRIEGLKMEILIA; encoded by the coding sequence ATGCTTGATACGAGCCTTCTTATCCAGGCAGAGAGAGGGCATTTTGACATAGACAGATTTATAAGAGGCAGGGAGGAAGAACCTTTTGGCCTGAGTGTTATCACGGTTGCTGAGCTTCTTCATGGCGTCCATAGGGCGGATTCATCAAAGAGACGCCTGAAAAGGAGTGCCTACGTGGAAAAGGTCATCGAATGGTTTCCAGTATATCCTTTTGACATCCTGACGGCGAGAATCTATGCAGATATATGGGCTTATTTGCGCAGGAAGGGCATTCAGATTGGCGCCCACGATCTTATGATTGGCTCTACGGCCCTTGCCCTTGGTTTTTCAGTGGCAACTTTCGATAAAAGACATTTTCAGAGGATTGAAGGGCTTAAAATGGAAATATTAATTGCCTAA
- a CDS encoding type II toxin-antitoxin system Phd/YefM family antitoxin, whose translation MEKHITATQAVRDFSELLNRIKFKGDRYIIERSGKPVAQMEPVREAKKAKTLKELKSLLKELPRLDEELDAFAADLEGIRKDQPPLPEEGMWE comes from the coding sequence ATGGAAAAGCATATAACGGCTACTCAAGCTGTGAGAGACTTCTCAGAACTGTTAAATAGAATAAAATTTAAGGGGGACCGCTATATTATAGAAAGAAGCGGAAAACCGGTAGCACAAATGGAGCCTGTAAGAGAGGCAAAGAAGGCAAAAACGCTAAAGGAGCTTAAATCCTTACTCAAAGAACTTCCCAGGCTGGATGAAGAGCTGGATGCCTTTGCAGCGGACCTTGAAGGTATACGGAAAGACCAACCGCCCCTACCAGAGGAGGGCATGTGGGAATAA
- a CDS encoding thiamine pyrophosphate-dependent dehydrogenase E1 component subunit alpha, which translates to MGSQQVEVGLKKAMYEEMALIRRFEEKLIELSQEKGKLVGMQILAYGQEAVSVGIVKALEPDDVIVSNHRSHGHLLAKGADPKYLMAEIMGKATGVNKGKSGTLHMSVPEVNALMTTTIVGGGPPLAVGAAFAQQYRGTSNITVVFFGDGAAAEGSVHEAMNLAALWKLPVLFVCENNCWAGAQSLSEHCCLMDITRRAVGYGMPGELVDGNDVEKVFTLAKEMVSRCRNSQGPVLIEAKTYRIRGHGEHDHQHYVDKKELEAWARLCPVRCLRERMLADGLVTEGEIQVMDRQIEAKVDEAVRFASDSPYPLPEEALQDLWVEDGIPQQVAQ; encoded by the coding sequence ATGGGTTCACAGCAAGTAGAGGTCGGCTTGAAAAAAGCGATGTATGAGGAGATGGCGCTGATACGAAGATTCGAAGAAAAGCTGATCGAACTTTCTCAGGAAAAAGGAAAACTGGTCGGTATGCAAATCCTTGCCTACGGTCAAGAAGCCGTGTCCGTTGGAATTGTCAAGGCTCTCGAACCGGATGATGTCATTGTGAGTAATCACAGAAGTCATGGCCACTTATTGGCCAAAGGGGCAGATCCTAAATACCTTATGGCAGAGATTATGGGTAAGGCAACCGGTGTCAATAAGGGCAAGTCCGGAACCCTTCATATGTCTGTGCCCGAGGTGAATGCTTTGATGACAACGACGATCGTCGGAGGCGGGCCGCCTTTGGCCGTGGGGGCAGCCTTTGCCCAACAGTACCGAGGCACGTCAAATATCACCGTGGTTTTCTTTGGCGATGGCGCTGCTGCAGAAGGCAGTGTTCATGAGGCCATGAACCTGGCTGCGCTCTGGAAACTTCCTGTTCTATTTGTTTGCGAAAACAACTGTTGGGCAGGCGCTCAAAGCCTCTCTGAGCATTGTTGCTTGATGGATATTACCCGACGTGCCGTGGGGTACGGGATGCCGGGTGAGTTGGTGGACGGCAATGACGTAGAAAAAGTATTCACGCTTGCGAAAGAAATGGTGTCGCGCTGCCGCAACAGTCAGGGGCCGGTCCTCATTGAAGCCAAGACTTACAGAATCCGCGGCCACGGGGAGCACGATCACCAGCACTATGTGGATAAGAAAGAACTGGAAGCGTGGGCCCGATTGTGTCCCGTCAGGTGCCTGAGGGAGCGTATGCTGGCAGACGGTCTGGTCACAGAAGGAGAGATTCAGGTCATGGACAGACAGATAGAGGCAAAGGTTGACGAGGCGGTCAGATTTGCAAGCGACAGCCCGTACCCGTTGCCCGAAGAGGCTTTGCAGGATCTTTGGGTGGAAGATGGTATCCCCCAACAAGTTGCACAGTAG
- a CDS encoding alpha-ketoacid dehydrogenase subunit beta, with product MAVLSFGQALKDALDVAMSKDDSVFIAGEGVGVSIHYDPNLPTHGLLEKYGRKRVKDTPVSEAAIAGLGVGASALGLRPVVEIMFFPFITLAADMLVNHAAKLRYLSGGKSAFPLTVRVKAGVSFAAGCQHSHNLEAWLAHSPGLRVVFPSTAADAKGLLLSAIFDPNPVIVIEEMLLYWMKGEVPDGDHRIPIGKARVVIPGKDCTVVSYGGAVYTALEAAKTLSEEGISTEVIDLRSLVPLDKACLLDSVRRTGRLVVLHDATKFGGFGAEISAIVAEEAFDVLKAPIKRVAAPDIPVPVSPPQEMFNKPSPETVIAAVRATVGKG from the coding sequence ATGGCAGTTTTATCATTTGGCCAGGCACTGAAAGATGCCCTCGATGTGGCCATGAGCAAAGATGACAGCGTTTTCATCGCGGGTGAGGGTGTTGGGGTATCCATCCATTATGATCCCAACTTGCCAACACACGGTCTCCTGGAAAAATACGGCCGGAAACGGGTAAAGGACACGCCGGTGAGCGAGGCAGCCATCGCTGGTCTGGGCGTGGGCGCCTCAGCGCTCGGCCTGCGACCTGTGGTTGAAATCATGTTTTTTCCCTTTATCACACTGGCTGCGGACATGCTGGTAAATCATGCTGCTAAGTTGAGGTATTTGAGCGGGGGAAAGTCTGCCTTCCCACTTACGGTAAGAGTCAAGGCCGGTGTGAGTTTTGCTGCTGGTTGCCAGCATTCGCATAATCTGGAGGCATGGCTTGCGCACAGTCCGGGATTGAGGGTCGTTTTCCCCTCCACAGCGGCGGATGCAAAAGGCTTATTGTTGAGCGCAATATTCGACCCGAACCCGGTGATTGTAATCGAAGAAATGCTGCTTTACTGGATGAAGGGGGAAGTCCCGGACGGGGACCACAGGATACCCATCGGAAAAGCCCGGGTAGTCATCCCTGGTAAGGATTGCACGGTTGTCAGCTACGGCGGAGCTGTCTACACGGCCCTGGAAGCGGCGAAGACCCTGTCAGAGGAAGGGATTTCCACGGAAGTAATAGACTTAAGAAGTCTGGTTCCCCTTGATAAGGCTTGCTTACTGGATTCAGTCAGAAGAACCGGCAGGCTTGTTGTCCTACACGATGCCACCAAGTTTGGTGGATTCGGAGCCGAGATATCGGCCATCGTTGCCGAGGAGGCGTTTGATGTGCTCAAGGCGCCTATCAAGCGCGTTGCGGCCCCAGATATTCCCGTACCTGTTTCACCACCTCAGGAAATGTTTAATAAACCGAGCCCTGAAACGGTGATAGCGGCTGTGCGGGCAACGGTGGGAAAAGGGTAA